The following are encoded in a window of Mycobacterium decipiens genomic DNA:
- a CDS encoding MFS transporter, with the protein MARATRHHRREAKRGARMTTATSRVAGSGYAGNPWTALWVLMIGFFMIMLDSTIVAIANPTIMTQLHIGYATVVWVTSAYLLGYVVPMLVAGRLGDRFGPRNLYLIGLAVFTVASLWCGLSSSAGMLIAARVLQGVGAGVLTPQTLSTITRIFPAHRRGAAMGAWGTIAGVGSLVGPLVGGALVDSLGWEWIFFVNLPVGVVGLVLAAYLIPALPTHAHQFDWFGVALSGAGMFLVVFGLQQGQSAKWEPWIWAVIVAGIGFMSLFIYWQARNTREPLIPLGVFSYRNFSLSNFGVAITAFTATGMMLPVTFYAQAVCGLSPTRTAVLLAPTAIVSGVLAPFVGMIVDRSHPLPVLGFGFSVLAISLTWLLIEMTPDTPIWRLVLPLIVLGVAMAFLWSPLTATATRNLPPRLAGASSGVFNAIRQLGAVLGSASMAAFMTSRIAAEMPTMRGEVDAPTAATGADAPVLLLPEFVREPFAAAMSQSMLLPAFIALFGIVAALFLVDITGSATTRQPLPEADGDPADDGYDDDDYVEYILRREPEDGGDTQPRPGRVHQPLPLSAAAWRGDPAVSQHRLPADVAPKAEPIRFADNGFRFIQEQRARNKHDLADPHDRGG; encoded by the coding sequence ATGGCTCGCGCGACCCGGCACCACCGTCGGGAAGCCAAACGAGGTGCGCGTATGACCACGGCGACAAGCCGAGTGGCCGGGAGCGGCTACGCCGGAAACCCTTGGACCGCGCTATGGGTGCTGATGATCGGCTTCTTCATGATCATGCTCGACTCGACCATTGTGGCCATCGCGAACCCGACCATCATGACCCAGCTGCATATCGGCTACGCCACCGTGGTCTGGGTGACCAGCGCCTATCTGCTGGGTTATGTGGTGCCCATGCTGGTGGCCGGCCGACTTGGTGACCGGTTCGGCCCGAGAAACCTCTACCTGATTGGCCTGGCGGTGTTCACCGTTGCGTCGTTGTGGTGCGGTTTGTCGAGCAGTGCCGGCATGCTGATCGCCGCCCGAGTGCTGCAGGGGGTGGGTGCCGGAGTGCTCACCCCGCAAACCTTGTCGACCATAACCCGGATCTTCCCGGCTCATCGCCGTGGTGCTGCGATGGGCGCGTGGGGCACGATCGCCGGTGTCGGCAGCCTGGTGGGGCCGTTGGTCGGCGGGGCGCTGGTCGACAGCCTGGGCTGGGAGTGGATCTTCTTCGTCAACCTTCCGGTCGGCGTCGTCGGCCTGGTATTGGCGGCTTATCTGATTCCCGCGCTGCCGACCCATGCGCACCAGTTCGACTGGTTCGGCGTTGCGTTGTCCGGGGCGGGCATGTTTCTGGTTGTCTTCGGACTGCAGCAGGGCCAGTCCGCCAAGTGGGAGCCGTGGATCTGGGCGGTGATCGTCGCCGGCATCGGATTTATGTCGCTGTTCATCTACTGGCAGGCTCGAAACACCCGCGAGCCGCTGATCCCGCTGGGAGTCTTCAGCTACCGGAACTTCAGCCTGTCCAATTTCGGCGTGGCGATCACCGCCTTCACAGCGACCGGGATGATGCTGCCGGTGACGTTCTACGCGCAGGCGGTGTGTGGGCTGTCGCCGACCCGTACGGCCGTGCTGCTCGCGCCGACGGCGATCGTCAGCGGTGTGCTGGCCCCGTTCGTCGGCATGATCGTTGACAGGTCCCATCCGCTGCCCGTGCTCGGTTTCGGCTTCTCGGTGCTGGCGATCTCACTGACGTGGCTTTTGATCGAGATGACTCCGGACACGCCGATCTGGCGGCTGGTGTTGCCGTTAATCGTGCTGGGCGTCGCGATGGCGTTCTTGTGGTCACCGCTGACCGCCACCGCCACTCGGAACCTGCCGCCGCGCCTGGCCGGCGCCAGCTCCGGCGTGTTCAACGCCATCCGGCAGCTGGGGGCTGTGCTCGGAAGCGCGAGCATGGCCGCGTTCATGACGTCACGGATCGCCGCCGAGATGCCGACGATGCGGGGTGAGGTGGACGCCCCCACCGCGGCCACCGGGGCGGACGCACCCGTCTTGCTCCTGCCCGAGTTTGTTCGTGAACCATTCGCGGCCGCGATGTCGCAGTCGATGCTGCTGCCCGCTTTCATCGCACTGTTCGGGATCGTTGCCGCGTTGTTCTTGGTGGACATCACCGGTTCGGCGACTACTCGGCAGCCCCTGCCCGAGGCCGATGGCGACCCCGCCGACGACGGCTACGACGACGATGACTATGTCGAGTACATCCTTCGCCGGGAACCGGAGGACGGCGGCGACACCCAGCCGAGACCGGGACGAGTTCACCAACCGCTCCCACTGTCCGCCGCAGCTTGGCGCGGCGATCCGGCCGTTTCGCAGCATCGCCTACCCGCCGATGTCGCGCCGAAAGCCGAACCGATCCGCTTCGCCGACAACGGTTTCCGGTTCATCCAAGAGCAGCGGGCGCGCAACAAGCACGATCTCGCGGATCCGCACGACCGCGGCGGCTAA
- a CDS encoding multifunctional oxoglutarate decarboxylase/oxoglutarate dehydrogenase thiamine pyrophosphate-binding subunit/dihydrolipoyllysine-residue succinyltransferase subunit: MANISSPFGQNEWLVEEMYRKFRDDPSSVDPSWHEFLVDYNPEPTSELAAEPARATPPPAAERAAPQAKPTAATAPAKPADTAAASNGAVAAPAPKAAVPPPAEGDEVQVLRGAAAAVVKNMSASLEVPTATSVRAVPAKLLIDNRIVINNQLKRTRGGKISFTHLLGYALVRAVQKFPNMNRHYTEVDGKPTSVTPAHTNLGLAIDLQGKDGKRSLVVAGIKRCETMRFAQFVTAYEDIVRRARDGKLTAEDFAGVTISLTNPGTIGTVHSVPRLMAGQGAIIGVGAMEYPAEFQGASEERIAELGIGKLITLTSTYDHRIIQGAESGDFLRTIHEMLLADDFWDEIFRELSIPYLPVRWSTDNPDSIVDKNARVMKLIAAYRNRGHLMADTDPLRLDKTRFRSHPDLEVLTHNLTLWDLDRVFKVNGFAGAEYKKLRDVLGLLRDAYCRHIGVEYAHILDPEQKEWLEERVETKHVKPTVAQQKYILSKLNAAEAFETFLQTKYVGQKRFSLEGAESVIPMMDAAIDQCAEHGLDEVVIGMPHRGRLNVLANIVGKPYSQIFTEFEGNLNPSQAHGSGDVKYHLGATGLYLQMFGDNDIQVSLTANPSHLEAVDPVLEGLVRAKQDLLDHGSIDSDGQRAFSVVPLMLHGDAAFAGQGVVAETLNLANLPGYRVGGTIHIIVNNQIGFTTAPEFSRSSEYCTDVAKMIGAPIFHVNGDDPEACVWVARLAVDFRQRFKMDVVIDMLCYRRRGHNEGDDPSMTNPYMYDVVDTKRGARKSYTEALIGRGDISMKEAEDALRDYQGQLERVFNEVRELEKHGVQPSESVEADQMIPAGLSTAVDKSLLARIGDAFLAVPDGFTAHPRVKPVLEKRREMAYEGKIDWAFAELLALGSLVAEGKLVRLSGQDTRRGTFSQRHSVIIDRNTGVEFTPLQLLATNKDGSPTGGKFLVYDSPLSEYAAVGFEYGYTVGNPDAVVLWEAQFGDFVNGAQSIIDEFISSGEAKWGQLSNVVLLLPHGHEGQGPDHTSGRIERFLQLWAEGSMTIAVPSTPSNYFHLLRRHALDGIQRPLIVFTPKSMLRNKAAVSDIKDFTEIKFRSVLEEPTYEDGIGDRSKVTRILLTSGKIYYELAARKAKDKRDDIAIVRMEQLAPLPRRRLRETLDRYDNANEFFWVQEEPANQGAWPRFGLELPELLPDNLAGIKRISRRAMSAPSSGSSKVHAVEQQEILDTAFG, translated from the coding sequence GTGGCCAACATAAGTTCACCATTCGGGCAAAACGAATGGCTGGTCGAGGAGATGTACCGCAAGTTCCGCGACGACCCCTCCTCGGTCGATCCAAGCTGGCACGAGTTCCTGGTTGACTACAACCCCGAGCCAACCTCCGAACTAGCAGCCGAACCAGCCCGGGCTACCCCGCCCCCCGCTGCCGAGCGGGCTGCTCCGCAGGCGAAGCCCACCGCAGCCACAGCGCCCGCGAAGCCCGCCGACACCGCGGCTGCGAGCAACGGCGCGGTCGCCGCACCGGCCCCGAAAGCCGCCGTTCCCCCACCGGCCGAAGGTGACGAGGTACAGGTGCTGCGCGGCGCCGCCGCGGCCGTTGTCAAGAACATGTCCGCCTCGCTGGAGGTGCCGACAGCGACCAGTGTCCGGGCCGTCCCGGCCAAGCTGCTGATCGACAACCGGATCGTCATCAACAACCAGCTGAAGCGGACCCGCGGCGGCAAGATCTCGTTCACGCACCTGCTGGGCTACGCGCTGGTGCGGGCGGTCCAGAAGTTCCCGAACATGAACCGGCACTACACCGAGGTGGACGGCAAGCCCACCTCGGTCACGCCGGCCCACACCAACCTGGGCCTGGCGATCGACCTACAAGGCAAAGACGGCAAGCGTTCCCTGGTGGTGGCCGGCATCAAGCGGTGCGAGACGATGCGATTCGCGCAGTTCGTCACCGCCTACGAGGACATTGTGCGCCGGGCCCGCGACGGCAAGCTGACCGCCGAAGACTTTGCCGGCGTGACGATTTCGCTGACCAACCCCGGAACCATCGGCACCGTGCACTCGGTGCCGCGACTGATGGCCGGCCAGGGCGCCATCATCGGCGTCGGCGCCATGGAGTATCCCGCGGAATTTCAGGGCGCCAGCGAAGAGCGCATCGCCGAACTGGGGATCGGCAAACTGATCACGCTGACCTCCACCTACGACCACCGCATCATTCAGGGTGCTGAGTCCGGGGACTTCCTGCGCACCATCCACGAAATGCTGCTCGCGGACGACTTCTGGGACGAGATCTTCCGCGAGCTGAGCATCCCGTATCTGCCGGTGCGCTGGAGCACCGACAACCCGGACTCGATCGTCGACAAGAACGCCCGCGTCATGAAGTTGATCGCGGCGTACCGCAACCGCGGCCATTTGATGGCCGACACCGATCCGCTGCGTCTGGACAAAACCCGGTTCCGCAGTCACCCCGACCTCGAGGTCCTGACCCACAACCTAACGCTGTGGGACCTCGACCGGGTGTTCAAGGTCAACGGCTTTGCCGGTGCGGAGTACAAAAAGCTGCGCGACGTGCTGGGCCTGCTGCGCGACGCCTATTGCCGGCACATCGGCGTGGAGTACGCGCACATCCTCGACCCTGAACAAAAGGAGTGGCTGGAAGAACGGGTCGAGACCAAGCACGTCAAACCAACTGTGGCCCAGCAGAAATACATCCTGAGCAAGCTCAACGCGGCCGAGGCGTTTGAAACGTTCCTGCAGACCAAGTACGTCGGGCAAAAGCGGTTCTCGCTGGAGGGCGCCGAAAGCGTCATCCCAATGATGGACGCGGCGATCGACCAATGCGCCGAGCATGGCCTGGACGAAGTGGTCATCGGCATGCCGCACCGCGGCCGGCTCAACGTGCTGGCCAACATCGTCGGCAAGCCGTATTCGCAGATCTTCACCGAGTTCGAGGGCAACCTGAATCCCTCGCAGGCGCACGGCTCCGGCGACGTCAAGTACCATCTCGGCGCCACCGGGCTGTACCTACAGATGTTCGGCGACAACGACATTCAGGTGTCGCTGACCGCCAACCCGTCGCATCTGGAGGCCGTCGACCCGGTGCTTGAGGGACTGGTGCGGGCCAAGCAGGATCTGCTCGACCACGGAAGCATCGACAGCGACGGCCAACGGGCGTTCTCGGTGGTGCCGCTGATGCTGCACGGAGACGCCGCATTTGCCGGCCAGGGTGTGGTGGCCGAGACGCTGAACCTGGCGAATCTGCCCGGCTACCGCGTCGGCGGCACCATCCACATCATCGTCAATAACCAGATCGGCTTCACCACCGCGCCGGAGTTTTCCAGGTCCAGCGAGTACTGCACCGACGTCGCGAAGATGATCGGGGCGCCGATCTTCCACGTCAACGGCGACGACCCGGAGGCGTGCGTGTGGGTGGCGCGGCTGGCTGTGGACTTCCGGCAGAGGTTCAAGATGGACGTCGTCATCGACATGCTGTGCTACCGGCGGCGCGGGCACAACGAGGGCGACGACCCGTCGATGACCAACCCCTACATGTACGACGTTGTCGATACCAAGCGTGGGGCCCGCAAGAGCTACACCGAAGCCCTGATCGGCCGCGGCGACATCTCGATGAAGGAGGCCGAGGACGCACTGCGCGACTACCAGGGCCAGCTGGAGCGGGTATTCAACGAGGTCCGCGAGTTGGAAAAGCACGGTGTGCAGCCGAGCGAATCGGTGGAGGCCGACCAGATGATCCCCGCGGGGCTATCCACCGCGGTGGACAAGTCGCTGCTGGCCCGGATCGGCGATGCGTTCCTCGCCGTGCCCGACGGATTTACCGCGCACCCGCGAGTCAAGCCGGTGCTGGAAAAACGCCGGGAGATGGCCTACGAAGGCAAGATCGACTGGGCCTTCGCCGAGCTGCTAGCGCTGGGTTCACTGGTGGCCGAGGGCAAGCTGGTGCGGTTGTCGGGGCAAGACACCCGCCGCGGCACCTTCTCCCAACGGCATTCGGTGATCATCGACCGCAATACTGGCGTGGAGTTCACCCCGCTGCAGCTGCTGGCCACCAACAAAGACGGCAGCCCCACCGGCGGAAAGTTCCTGGTCTACGACTCTCCGCTGTCGGAGTACGCCGCCGTCGGCTTCGAGTACGGCTACACCGTGGGCAACCCGGACGCCGTGGTGCTCTGGGAGGCGCAGTTCGGTGACTTCGTCAACGGCGCGCAGTCGATCATCGACGAGTTCATCAGCTCCGGTGAGGCCAAGTGGGGCCAGTTGTCCAATGTGGTGCTGCTGCTGCCGCACGGGCACGAGGGGCAGGGCCCGGACCACACTTCCGGCCGGATCGAACGCTTCTTGCAGTTGTGGGCGGAAGGTTCGATGACCATTGCGGTGCCGTCGACGCCGTCGAACTACTTCCACCTACTGCGCCGGCACGCCCTCGACGGTATCCAGCGTCCGCTGATCGTTTTCACGCCGAAATCGATGTTGCGCAACAAGGCCGCGGTCAGCGACATCAAGGACTTCACCGAGATCAAGTTCCGCTCGGTACTGGAGGAACCCACCTACGAGGACGGCATCGGCGACCGCAGCAAGGTCACCCGGATCCTGCTGACCAGCGGAAAGATCTATTACGAGCTGGCTGCCCGCAAGGCCAAAGACAAGCGTGACGACATCGCGATCGTGCGGATGGAACAGCTTGCCCCGCTGCCGCGGCGCCGGCTGCGCGAAACGCTGGACCGCTACGACAACGCCAACGAGTTCTTCTGGGTCCAGGAGGAGCCGGCCAACCAGGGTGCGTGGCCGCGGTTCGGGCTCGAGCTACCCGAGCTACTGCCCGACAATTTGGCCGGGATCAAGCGGATCTCGCGCCGGGCCATGTCGGCCCCGTCCTCCGGCTCGTCGAAGGTCCACGCCGTCGAGCAGCAGGAGATCCTCGACACCGCGTTCGGCTGA
- a CDS encoding SDR family NAD(P)-dependent oxidoreductase, with product MEGFAGKVAVVTGAGSGIGQALAIELARSGAKLAISDVDTEGLARTEDQLKAIGTQVKTDRLDVTERAAFLAYADAVNEHFGKVNQIYNNAGIAFTGDVEVSQFKDIERVMDVDFWGVVNGTKAFLPHLIASGDGHVINISSVFGLFSVPGQAAYNSAKFAVRGFTEALRQEMVLAGHPVRVTTVHPGGIRTAIARNASAAEGLDQAELASAFDKRVARTSPQRAAHIILAAVRRNKARVLVGPDAKVLDLLVRLTGSGYQGVFLPVVSRLIPR from the coding sequence ATGGAGGGGTTCGCTGGGAAGGTCGCCGTGGTTACCGGCGCAGGATCGGGTATCGGGCAAGCGCTGGCAATCGAGCTGGCCCGCTCCGGTGCCAAGCTGGCGATCAGCGACGTCGACACCGAAGGCCTGGCACGCACCGAAGACCAACTGAAGGCGATTGGCACCCAGGTCAAGACCGATCGCCTCGACGTGACCGAGCGCGCGGCCTTCCTGGCCTACGCCGACGCGGTCAACGAGCACTTCGGCAAGGTGAACCAGATCTACAACAACGCCGGCATCGCCTTCACCGGCGACGTCGAAGTGAGCCAGTTCAAGGACATCGAACGGGTGATGGACGTCGATTTCTGGGGCGTGGTGAACGGCACCAAGGCGTTCCTTCCGCATTTGATCGCCTCAGGGGACGGTCACGTCATCAACATCTCCAGTGTGTTCGGGTTGTTCTCGGTGCCGGGACAAGCGGCGTACAACTCGGCCAAGTTCGCGGTCCGCGGCTTCACCGAGGCATTGCGTCAAGAAATGGTGCTGGCCGGCCACCCGGTGCGGGTGACGACGGTGCACCCCGGGGGTATCAGGACCGCGATCGCCCGCAATGCATCCGCCGCCGAGGGATTGGACCAGGCCGAGCTGGCCAGCGCGTTCGACAAGCGGGTGGCCCGTACCAGCCCGCAACGAGCCGCGCACATCATCCTGGCAGCGGTGCGCAGGAACAAGGCTCGGGTGCTGGTCGGTCCGGACGCCAAGGTCTTGGATCTATTGGTACGGCTGACCGGTTCTGGATATCAAGGGGTGTTCCTGCCCGTAGTCAGCCGGCTGATCCCCCGCTGA
- a CDS encoding malate dehydrogenase, protein MSASPLKVAVTGAAGQIGYSLLFRLASGSLLGPDRPIELRLLEIEPALKALEGVVMELDDCAFRLLAGVEIGADPNKIFNGVNLALLVGARPRGPGMERSDLLEANGAIFTAQGKALNEVAADDVRVGVTGNPANTNALIAMTNAPDIPRERFSALTRLDHNRAISQLAAKTGAAVTDIKKMTIWGNHSATQYPDLFHAEVGGKNAAEVVGDQAWIEDYFIPTVAKRGAAIIDARGASSAASAASATTDAARDWLLGTPADDWVSMAVVSDGSYGVPEGLISSFPVTTKNGNWSIVGGLEIDGFSRGRIDKSTAELADERSAVTELGLI, encoded by the coding sequence GTGAGTGCTAGTCCTCTCAAGGTCGCCGTGACCGGTGCCGCCGGCCAGATCGGCTACAGCCTGTTGTTCCGCCTGGCCAGCGGCTCGTTGCTGGGCCCCGACCGCCCAATCGAGCTGCGGTTGCTCGAGATCGAGCCGGCGCTCAAGGCGCTTGAGGGTGTGGTGATGGAACTCGACGACTGCGCGTTCAGATTACTAGCCGGCGTGGAGATCGGTGCGGATCCCAACAAGATCTTCAACGGTGTCAACCTGGCCCTGCTGGTCGGCGCCCGTCCGCGGGGCCCGGGCATGGAACGAAGTGACCTGCTCGAGGCCAACGGGGCGATCTTCACCGCTCAGGGCAAAGCCCTCAACGAGGTCGCCGCGGATGACGTTCGCGTCGGCGTGACCGGCAATCCGGCCAACACCAATGCGCTAATCGCGATGACCAACGCCCCCGACATCCCGCGGGAGCGGTTCTCCGCGTTGACCCGTCTGGACCACAATCGGGCCATCTCGCAGCTGGCCGCGAAGACCGGTGCCGCGGTCACCGACATCAAGAAGATGACGATCTGGGGCAACCACTCGGCCACCCAGTACCCCGACCTGTTCCACGCCGAGGTCGGCGGCAAGAATGCGGCCGAGGTCGTGGGTGACCAGGCCTGGATCGAGGACTACTTCATCCCCACGGTCGCCAAGCGCGGTGCGGCGATCATCGACGCGCGCGGCGCATCGTCGGCCGCCTCGGCCGCGTCGGCGACAACCGACGCCGCGCGGGATTGGTTACTGGGCACCCCGGCGGACGACTGGGTGTCGATGGCGGTTGTTTCCGACGGGTCTTATGGCGTGCCGGAGGGCCTGATTTCCTCGTTCCCGGTGACCACCAAGAACGGGAACTGGTCCATCGTCGGTGGCCTGGAGATCGACGGCTTCTCCCGCGGCCGGATCGACAAGTCGACCGCCGAGCTAGCCGACGAGCGCAGCGCGGTCACCGAGCTGGGTCTGATCTGA
- the corA gene encoding magnesium/cobalt transporter CorA, producing MFPGFDALPEALRPVARPRPQYVQPVLQQPAQALVDCGVYVAGQRLPSKYTYAAAVREVRQIELAGQEAFVWIGLHEPDESQMQDVADVFGLHPLAVEDAVHAHQRPKLERYDETLFLVLKTVNYVPHESVVLAREIVETGEIMIFVGKDFVVTVRHGEHGGLSDVRKRMDADAEHLRLGPYAVMHAIADYVVDHYLEVTNLMETDIDSIEEVAFAPGRKLDVEPIYLLKREVVELRRCVNPLSTAFQRMQTENKDLISKEVRRYLRDVADHQTEAADQIASYDDMLNSLVQAALARVGMQQNMDMRKISAWAGIIAVPTMIAGIYGMNFHFMPELDSRWGYPAVIGSMVVVCLFLYGVFRNRNWL from the coding sequence GTGTTCCCTGGGTTTGACGCATTGCCTGAGGCGCTCAGACCAGTCGCGCGGCCCCGGCCGCAATACGTTCAGCCCGTTCTCCAGCAGCCAGCCCAAGCCTTGGTCGACTGCGGCGTCTATGTCGCTGGCCAGCGGCTGCCCAGCAAGTACACCTACGCCGCCGCGGTGCGCGAGGTGCGCCAGATCGAACTGGCGGGGCAGGAAGCGTTCGTCTGGATCGGGCTACACGAGCCCGATGAAAGCCAGATGCAGGACGTGGCCGACGTTTTCGGATTGCACCCGCTGGCAGTCGAGGACGCCGTGCACGCCCACCAGCGGCCCAAGTTGGAGCGCTACGACGAGACGCTGTTCCTCGTCCTAAAGACCGTCAATTACGTCCCGCACGAATCGGTGGTGTTGGCCCGCGAGATCGTCGAAACCGGTGAAATCATGATCTTCGTCGGCAAGGACTTTGTGGTCACCGTCCGCCACGGCGAACACGGCGGGCTGTCCGACGTGCGCAAGCGGATGGATGCCGACGCCGAGCATCTGCGGTTGGGACCGTATGCGGTGATGCACGCCATCGCCGACTACGTCGTGGACCACTACCTCGAGGTGACCAACCTGATGGAGACCGATATCGACAGCATCGAGGAAGTGGCTTTCGCGCCGGGCCGCAAGCTCGACGTCGAACCGATCTATCTGCTCAAACGGGAAGTGGTCGAGCTGCGCCGATGCGTGAACCCGCTGTCGACCGCATTCCAGCGAATGCAGACCGAGAACAAAGACCTCATTTCGAAAGAAGTGCGCCGCTACCTGCGCGACGTCGCCGACCACCAGACCGAAGCCGCCGACCAGATCGCCAGCTACGACGACATGCTCAACTCGCTGGTGCAGGCGGCGCTGGCCCGGGTCGGCATGCAGCAGAACATGGACATGCGCAAGATATCGGCGTGGGCGGGTATCATCGCGGTCCCCACCATGATCGCGGGCATCTACGGCATGAACTTCCACTTCATGCCCGAGCTGGACTCGAGGTGGGGTTATCCGGCGGTGATCGGCAGCATGGTCGTCGTCTGCTTGTTCCTGTATGGCGTTTTCCGTAACCGAAACTGGCTTTAG
- a CDS encoding glycine betaine ABC transporter substrate-binding protein, with protein MRIIRLLALLLAAVLAISGVAGCSADTTDRHPELAVGSTPDAESVLLAGIYVAALRSYGFAARPETAADPIAKLDSGVFTVVPVFTGQLLHTLQPDASVLSDAQVYRAMISALPEGIAAGDYTTAAEDKPALLVTQPTAKAWGGSDLSLLPSHCGGLVVGRVAGAHTPAVVGSCRLPAPREFGNGTSMLTALRSGQLTVAWTTTADPDIPGDLVVLAGGKPALIRAENLVPLYRRNALTDRQLLAINEIAGVLDTAALAEMRRQVAGGAAPLAVASGWLAEHPLGR; from the coding sequence GTGAGGATCATTAGGCTCCTCGCGTTGTTGCTCGCCGCTGTGCTTGCGATTTCTGGCGTGGCTGGCTGCTCGGCCGACACCACCGATCGCCACCCGGAGTTGGCAGTCGGATCCACGCCGGACGCCGAGTCGGTCCTGCTGGCCGGCATCTACGTCGCGGCGTTGCGGTCATACGGTTTCGCGGCGCGCCCCGAAACCGCCGCCGACCCGATCGCGAAATTGGACTCCGGGGTATTCACCGTCGTGCCCGTCTTCACCGGCCAGCTGTTGCACACCTTGCAGCCCGACGCGTCGGTGCTCTCCGACGCCCAGGTCTACCGCGCGATGATCTCGGCCCTACCCGAGGGCATCGCGGCCGGCGACTACACCACCGCCGCCGAGGACAAACCCGCGCTGTTGGTGACTCAACCCACCGCCAAGGCCTGGGGCGGTAGCGATCTCAGCCTGCTGCCCAGCCACTGCGGTGGGTTGGTGGTCGGGCGCGTCGCTGGCGCCCACACGCCCGCGGTAGTGGGATCCTGCCGGCTGCCGGCCCCGCGTGAATTTGGCAATGGCACATCGATGTTGACCGCGCTGCGGTCCGGCCAGCTGACCGTGGCCTGGACCACCACTGCCGACCCCGACATTCCCGGCGACCTCGTCGTTTTGGCCGGCGGCAAACCCGCGCTGATCCGGGCCGAGAACCTGGTGCCGCTGTATCGCCGCAACGCGCTGACCGATCGGCAGTTACTGGCGATCAACGAAATAGCCGGCGTCCTGGACACCGCCGCCCTGGCCGAGATGCGCCGCCAAGTGGCCGGCGGCGCGGCTCCGCTTGCGGTGGCCAGTGGGTGGTTAGCCGAACACCCGCTGGGGCGATGA
- a CDS encoding suppressor of fused domain protein: MTQTVDQVRAHLRDHFGTEPESASVTFLGAETIEVLRFRSAPDGLVHYVSLGCSRHPMLDPTQMLPDRARGPRAEVVLCLRSPGPVTGLARSLAVLAATPAVDGVVLAPDALIDLGSPLWARHSGRVPFTAVLLGRSDIPELALQPPGDPVRFLSATPITATEAAWVRLKGVDAMREAWQNDRVDVLDPYRPAAQPR; this comes from the coding sequence GTGACGCAGACCGTCGACCAAGTACGCGCACACCTGCGCGACCACTTCGGCACCGAGCCCGAGTCCGCTAGCGTGACCTTCCTGGGTGCCGAAACCATCGAGGTGCTGCGATTCCGCTCCGCGCCAGACGGATTGGTGCACTACGTATCGCTGGGCTGCTCGCGTCACCCGATGCTCGATCCCACCCAGATGCTCCCCGACCGGGCACGTGGCCCCCGTGCTGAGGTTGTGCTGTGCCTACGCAGTCCCGGGCCGGTCACCGGGCTGGCGCGCAGCCTGGCGGTACTGGCGGCGACACCGGCCGTCGATGGCGTGGTGCTAGCACCGGACGCGCTGATCGACCTGGGCTCCCCGCTCTGGGCACGGCACTCGGGCCGGGTGCCGTTCACCGCGGTGTTGTTGGGCCGCAGCGATATTCCTGAGCTAGCGCTGCAACCACCGGGTGACCCGGTGCGCTTTCTGTCCGCGACGCCCATCACAGCGACCGAGGCGGCCTGGGTGCGGCTCAAGGGTGTGGACGCGATGCGAGAGGCGTGGCAGAACGATCGCGTCGATGTGCTGGATCCGTATCGGCCGGCCGCACAACCTCGCTAG